In Aureibaculum algae, the following are encoded in one genomic region:
- a CDS encoding OB-fold protein: MSITKKIVIGLGIVIIIIGIIGAMMFFKPQRDVQNTKTDFSYQASEIVNEYLTDSNKANNKYLDEEGNSKVLEIEGLVAKISEDFNNQKVILLKSATDKAGVSCTFTKETNEHTLNIKTGDKITVKGVIRSGAAFDADLDMYENVILEKCDIISKLTSK; encoded by the coding sequence ATGAGTATCACAAAAAAAATAGTAATAGGTCTCGGTATCGTGATTATAATCATTGGCATTATTGGAGCCATGATGTTTTTTAAGCCACAAAGAGATGTACAAAACACCAAAACAGATTTCAGTTATCAGGCAAGTGAAATCGTAAATGAATACCTTACGGATTCCAATAAAGCAAACAATAAATATTTAGACGAAGAAGGCAATTCTAAAGTCCTTGAAATAGAAGGTCTTGTTGCCAAAATCTCTGAAGACTTCAATAATCAAAAAGTAATTCTATTAAAATCTGCAACCGATAAAGCCGGTGTAAGCTGCACTTTCACAAAAGAAACAAACGAGCATACATTAAACATTAAAACAGGTGATAAAATAACCGTAAAAGGTGTGATTCGATCTGGAGCCGCATTTGATGCTGATTTAGATATGTATGAAAACGTAATCCTGGAAAAATGTGATATTATTTCTAAATTAACAAGTAAATAA
- a CDS encoding sigma-70 family RNA polymerase sigma factor: MEVKKGNTTIVFENWVNQFSDALYSWALYKTSSKETAEDLVQDTFVSAFHKIDNFKGQSQPKTWLFSILNNKIIDYYRKNAKIKKHEFKLSEKAGFQLSDNLFNETNGWKTREIDPIWDQEEELLDNPEFNGVMAACIDNLPEKWKTAITSKYLTDKKAKEICQDLGITVSNYWQIVHRAKLLLKECLETNWV, from the coding sequence ATGGAAGTTAAAAAAGGTAATACTACAATTGTATTTGAAAACTGGGTCAATCAGTTTAGTGATGCTCTTTATTCATGGGCATTATACAAGACTTCTTCTAAAGAAACAGCAGAAGATTTAGTTCAAGATACCTTTGTGTCTGCTTTTCATAAAATAGATAATTTTAAAGGACAAAGCCAACCAAAAACTTGGTTATTTTCTATTTTGAATAATAAAATCATCGATTATTATCGTAAAAACGCGAAAATTAAAAAGCACGAATTTAAGCTCTCCGAAAAGGCAGGGTTTCAATTATCTGATAATTTATTTAATGAAACTAATGGCTGGAAAACTAGAGAAATAGACCCTATTTGGGATCAAGAAGAGGAATTATTAGACAACCCAGAATTTAATGGTGTTATGGCTGCTTGTATTGATAATTTACCAGAAAAATGGAAAACCGCTATCACTTCAAAGTATTTAACAGATAAAAAGGCGAAAGAAATTTGTCAGGATTTGGGCATTACCGTGTCGAATTATTGGCAGATCGTGCATAGAGCTAAACTTTTACTAAAAGAATGTTTAGAAACAAATTGGGTCTGA
- a CDS encoding YceI family protein, with translation MKKSFLTIVTLVAITVSSFAQKQVSSKTHLKFFSTTPAEDIEANNYKAVSTLDTSTGDLVFSVPMQSFEFEKALMQEHFNSKKFLNTKANPKAKLKAKIVNLSNVKFNTDGSYTANVEGDLTINGITQPIKEKVTFKIVGGKVNLTSKFNLTLADYEVAFKKGKPSTNIAKTVEVTVEANF, from the coding sequence ATGAAAAAATCATTCTTAACAATCGTAACATTAGTAGCAATTACTGTAAGTTCATTTGCTCAAAAACAAGTAAGTTCAAAGACACACTTGAAATTTTTCTCTACAACACCAGCAGAGGATATTGAAGCTAACAATTACAAAGCTGTAAGCACATTAGATACGAGTACAGGAGATCTTGTATTTTCAGTACCTATGCAAAGTTTTGAATTTGAAAAAGCCTTAATGCAAGAGCATTTTAATAGTAAAAAGTTTTTAAATACAAAAGCCAACCCTAAAGCAAAACTAAAAGCAAAAATTGTCAATCTTAGTAATGTCAAATTTAACACTGATGGCTCTTATACTGCAAATGTGGAAGGTGATTTAACCATAAATGGTATTACACAACCAATAAAAGAAAAAGTAACTTTTAAGATAGTAGGTGGTAAAGTTAATCTTACTTCAAAATTTAATCTGACGTTGGCAGATTATGAAGTGGCTTTCAAAAAAGGAAAACCTTCAACAAATATTGCTAAAACCGTAGAAGTAACTGTTGAAGCAAATTTTTAG
- a CDS encoding DinB family protein — MKIFCQENLNEIKKVLHQLTNEQYNFPSNTLFGATIGQHIRHILEFYQSVLSGIKTNTINYDSRKRNLLIETDTHYAIQIIDSINAGLKTINTDKLLILEGDFCAEEGKQIKIQTSVLRELAYCLEHSIHHQALIKVGLLELNSISLIEDNFGLAPATLRYRKQCEK, encoded by the coding sequence ATGAAAATCTTTTGTCAAGAAAATTTAAACGAAATAAAAAAGGTATTGCATCAATTAACAAATGAGCAATATAACTTTCCATCTAACACATTGTTTGGAGCCACTATTGGGCAACATATAAGACATATTTTAGAGTTTTACCAAAGTGTTCTATCAGGTATAAAAACGAATACAATTAATTACGACAGCCGTAAGAGAAATCTATTAATTGAAACGGACACGCACTATGCTATTCAAATAATTGACAGTATAAATGCTGGTTTAAAAACGATTAACACTGATAAGTTACTCATTCTTGAAGGTGATTTTTGTGCTGAAGAAGGAAAACAAATAAAAATACAGACTTCTGTTTTAAGAGAGTTAGCATATTGTTTAGAACATAGTATACACCATCAAGCATTAATTAAAGTTGGTTTGTTAGAACTAAATAGCATATCCCTAATTGAAGACAATTTTGGGTTGGCACCAGCAACATTAAGATATAGAAAACAATGTGAAAAGTAA
- a CDS encoding peptidylprolyl isomerase, translating to MLKKFIVLILLGFTFTTQAQDSIQAQKRVKLDGVATVVGKNIVLESEIAAYKLEFEQQSEGKVDISDCEMLEQIMERKLLSHHAVIDSVVVTEAEINQNVEQKIAYFLQQLGSEEKVYSFYGFNDMADLRKEFNEVEKEGLMVKKMQLQLTEEVDVTPEEVRNYYKSLEDENNLPEIGAEIELQQIVMYAEPSKEEVERVLDKLKEIKKDVENGGNFKMKTILYSEDPGVTENSGLYTITRESQFVTEFKEAAFSLDEGEMSEPFKSDFGYHILQVEKVKGKQRDARHLLLQPEVTNEQREKVKDSLENIRTEILKLKISYDDAVVKYSEEKETKANKGLLMNPETNDSKFDLTRMDPTLYARVSTLKKGELTDVFLDRTREGKEMFKIILMKSKTDAHTADLVKDYVKIQGLALQKKKEETIAKWTKDKIGDTYIKINKDYSNCDFKNNWKKESTQ from the coding sequence AGTTTATAGTACTTATATTATTAGGATTTACGTTTACAACGCAAGCTCAAGATTCTATACAAGCTCAAAAAAGAGTAAAATTAGATGGTGTTGCTACCGTTGTTGGAAAGAACATTGTATTGGAATCTGAAATTGCTGCTTATAAATTAGAATTTGAACAGCAAAGTGAAGGTAAAGTAGATATATCTGACTGTGAAATGCTAGAGCAAATTATGGAAAGAAAACTATTGTCTCACCATGCGGTAATTGACAGTGTTGTTGTTACAGAAGCGGAAATAAACCAAAACGTAGAACAAAAAATTGCTTATTTCTTGCAACAATTAGGCTCTGAAGAAAAAGTCTATTCTTTTTATGGCTTTAATGATATGGCTGATCTTAGAAAGGAGTTTAATGAAGTTGAGAAAGAAGGTTTAATGGTTAAAAAAATGCAACTTCAATTGACTGAGGAAGTTGATGTTACTCCAGAAGAGGTTCGGAATTACTATAAAAGTTTAGAAGACGAAAACAATTTACCTGAAATTGGTGCAGAAATCGAATTACAACAAATTGTAATGTATGCAGAACCATCTAAAGAGGAAGTAGAAAGAGTACTAGATAAACTTAAGGAAATTAAAAAGGACGTTGAAAATGGTGGTAATTTTAAAATGAAAACCATATTGTATTCAGAAGATCCTGGTGTAACTGAAAATAGTGGTTTGTATACAATTACGAGAGAAAGTCAATTTGTAACTGAGTTTAAAGAAGCTGCGTTTAGTTTAGATGAAGGTGAAATGTCTGAGCCTTTTAAATCTGATTTTGGGTATCATATTTTACAAGTTGAAAAGGTAAAGGGGAAACAACGTGATGCCAGACACTTATTATTGCAACCAGAAGTTACGAATGAGCAGAGAGAAAAAGTAAAAGATTCTTTAGAAAATATTAGAACAGAAATCTTAAAACTAAAGATATCGTATGATGATGCCGTGGTAAAATATTCTGAAGAAAAAGAAACAAAAGCGAACAAGGGATTATTAATGAATCCTGAAACGAACGACTCTAAGTTTGATTTAACAAGAATGGATCCTACGTTATATGCTCGTGTTAGCACCTTAAAAAAAGGAGAATTAACAGATGTATTTTTAGATAGAACTAGAGAAGGAAAAGAAATGTTTAAAATAATCTTAATGAAATCTAAAACCGATGCACATACGGCTGATTTAGTTAAGGATTATGTTAAAATACAAGGGTTAGCTTTACAAAAGAAAAAAGAAGAAACGATTGCTAAATGGACTAAAGATAAAATAGGAGATACTTATATTAAAATAAATAAGGACTATAGCAATTGTGATTTTAAAAACAATTGGAAAAAAGAAAGTACTCAATAG
- a CDS encoding DUF6268 family outer membrane beta-barrel protein: MRQNLFKIVIIFLMGTMVCSAQLSNLAKIDYTRLPIGNSDVGYDRFRGLFNYPIKLNEDSFLLVGLDYSKIELSFDKRVTNFDIDAIDDFQLLDLNIGYTYKMNDNWRVGARLSTGYSSNLVKKLTFEDAVFSGDLVFINDKRKDSTVSKPYRLILGVSYSENRGIPFPLPFISYYRKFHPKWSYNLGVPKSNLQYHLSEKSRVKLVAELDGFTANIQDGLLVNNEDIASKAIMSIIIAGFRYEYKITKHLELYANLANIISSSAKLKDKKHNTVTTVNKNNFYYFKTGIRFKI, translated from the coding sequence ATGAGACAAAATTTATTTAAAATTGTAATCATTTTTTTAATGGGTACAATGGTTTGTTCGGCACAATTGTCTAACCTTGCTAAAATAGATTATACAAGACTACCTATAGGGAATTCAGATGTTGGTTACGATCGCTTTAGAGGTTTGTTCAATTACCCTATAAAACTAAATGAGGATAGTTTTTTATTGGTAGGGCTGGACTACAGTAAAATAGAATTGTCTTTTGATAAACGTGTTACCAATTTTGATATCGATGCAATTGATGACTTTCAATTACTAGACTTAAACATTGGTTATACCTACAAGATGAATGATAATTGGCGTGTTGGAGCTCGGTTATCAACAGGTTATAGCTCGAATTTGGTAAAGAAACTAACCTTTGAAGATGCAGTGTTCTCAGGTGATTTAGTTTTTATAAATGACAAAAGAAAGGATAGTACCGTGTCTAAACCTTATCGGTTGATTCTCGGTGTATCCTATTCAGAAAATAGGGGAATTCCCTTTCCACTTCCATTTATTAGTTATTACCGAAAATTTCATCCCAAGTGGTCTTATAATTTAGGGGTTCCTAAATCAAATTTGCAATACCATCTGTCTGAAAAATCTAGAGTTAAATTGGTCGCCGAATTGGACGGGTTTACAGCCAATATTCAAGATGGACTTTTAGTGAATAATGAAGATATTGCAAGTAAGGCAATCATGTCCATTATCATTGCTGGTTTTAGATATGAATACAAAATTACCAAACATCTGGAACTCTATGCAAACCTCGCCAATATCATTAGTAGTAGTGCCAAATTAAAAGACAAAAAACATAATACGGTAACTACAGTCAATAAGAACAACTTTTACTATTTTAAAACTGGAATACGTTTTAAAATTTAA
- a CDS encoding AAA family ATPase yields MSDVAAVENLVIKYKELQQEVGKIIIGQHDAIDHVLLSVLCGGHSLLIGVPGLAKTLLVNTISQTLGLDFKRIQFTPDLMPSDIIGSEILDENRHFKFIKGPIFSNIVLADEINRTPPKTQAALLEAMQEKSVTVAGHQYKLDAPFFVLATQNPIEQEGTYPLPEAQLDRFMFSIFLDYPTYQEEVDIVKSTTNDEVKVINPIFSAQEILNLQHLIRRIPVADNVIEYAVSLVSKTRPNSTKAAQIVNDYIDWGAGPRASQNLIIAAKGYAAIHGKFSPDIEDVQAVAEAILRHRIVKNYKAEAEGITEEQIIKELF; encoded by the coding sequence ATGTCTGACGTAGCAGCAGTCGAAAATTTAGTAATTAAGTATAAAGAACTTCAACAAGAGGTTGGTAAAATTATTATTGGCCAACACGATGCAATAGATCATGTATTGCTTTCTGTTTTATGTGGCGGTCACTCTTTACTAATCGGAGTCCCAGGCTTAGCTAAAACTTTATTGGTAAATACTATTTCACAAACTTTAGGTTTAGATTTTAAGCGGATTCAATTTACGCCAGATTTAATGCCTTCTGATATTATTGGTAGTGAGATATTAGATGAGAATAGACATTTTAAATTTATAAAAGGACCTATATTTTCAAATATCGTTTTAGCTGATGAAATTAATAGAACTCCACCTAAGACACAAGCTGCTTTATTAGAGGCAATGCAAGAAAAGTCAGTTACGGTAGCAGGACATCAATATAAGTTAGATGCTCCATTTTTTGTATTAGCAACGCAGAATCCAATTGAACAAGAAGGTACCTATCCATTACCTGAAGCACAACTGGATCGGTTTATGTTTTCTATATTTTTAGATTATCCAACCTATCAAGAAGAGGTTGATATTGTAAAAAGTACTACAAACGATGAGGTTAAAGTTATTAACCCTATTTTTTCGGCTCAAGAAATTTTGAATTTACAACATTTAATAAGACGTATTCCTGTTGCAGACAATGTAATCGAATATGCCGTAAGTTTGGTTTCTAAAACAAGACCAAATTCTACCAAAGCAGCACAAATTGTAAATGATTATATAGATTGGGGAGCTGGTCCAAGAGCTTCACAAAATTTAATAATAGCAGCAAAAGGGTATGCTGCTATTCATGGTAAATTCTCTCCAGATATTGAAGATGTTCAAGCAGTTGCAGAAGCTATTTTACGCCATAGAATCGTGAAAAATTATAAGGCAGAAGCAGAAGGTATTACGGAAGAACAAATTATAAAGGAGTTGTTTTAA
- a CDS encoding DUF427 domain-containing protein, producing MKAIFNNSIIAESNNTIELEGNHYFPLESLNIQYFKESSHESTCPWKGLASYYDIEVNGKVSKDAGWYYKTPSEAAKQIKNHVAFWKDVNVSS from the coding sequence ATGAAAGCAATATTTAATAATAGTATAATAGCTGAGAGTAATAACACTATAGAATTAGAAGGCAATCACTATTTTCCATTAGAGAGTTTAAATATTCAATATTTTAAAGAAAGTTCACATGAAAGTACATGTCCTTGGAAAGGTCTAGCATCCTATTACGACATAGAGGTAAATGGTAAAGTATCGAAGGATGCTGGTTGGTATTACAAAACTCCATCGGAAGCGGCAAAACAAATAAAAAATCACGTAGCCTTCTGGAAAGATGTAAACGTGTCAAGTTAA